From a region of the Eulemur rufifrons isolate Redbay chromosome 7, OSU_ERuf_1, whole genome shotgun sequence genome:
- the S100B gene encoding protein S100-B — MSELEKAVVALIDVFHQYSGREGDKHKLKKSELKELINNELSHFLEEIKEQEVVDKVMETLDSDGDGECDFQEFMAFVAMITTACHEFFEHE, encoded by the exons ATGTCTGAGCTGGAGAAGGCAGTGGTGGCCCTCATCGACGTTTTCCATCAGTATTCTGGGAGGGAGGGTGACAAGCACAAGCTGAAGAAGTCGGAGCTGAAGGAGCTCATCAACAACGAGCTCTCTCATTTCCTAGAG gAAATCAAAGAGCAGGAGGTTGTGGACAAAGTCATGGAAACACTGGACAGTGATGGAGACGGTGAATGTGACTTCCAGGAGTTTATGGCCTTCGTTGCCATGATTACCACCGCCTGCCACGAGTTCTTTGAACACGAGTGA